Below is a window of Chiloscyllium plagiosum isolate BGI_BamShark_2017 unplaced genomic scaffold, ASM401019v2 scaf_37096, whole genome shotgun sequence DNA.
GGACTAACTTAGTTTTGATCCTATTTGGTTAGAAATAACTTAATATGGATTTGAAGTGGCTTAACCCAATTGGTTTGTACTTGTGCCTTGTTAAGCCCTCTTCTTTCTTGTGACCACCTTTTTACTGGATTGGACACCACTTGTAAGAAAGTGACCACCATGTTTTTCCCTTCCTCCAGAAGCCAGAGCAGGATGAGTGGGGCAATGGTCTGGAGGCAATGCAGAGAGCTCTGCAGATGGAGAAGGATGTGAACCAGAGTCTGCTGGATCTGCACAAACTCTCCTCTGGCCACACGGACCCTCATGTGAGTTCTTGATGTATTTATGTCTGGGCTCTTGTCTTAAATAGATAAGTCACTTGGCTCTTTAGCCTCCGATTTTTGTATCTAAATTGTAGTGAGTCGAGCCTGGGAGTGGACCAAGCTTCTGGTGTAGTCATGATCTGAGCACTTTCTCACCGCTGTTAAGCAATCTGACATCCCTTAACTGTCAGAGTCCGCacgacgtacagcatggaaacaggctctttggcccaacctgtccatgctgaccagatatcccaactcaatctagtcccacctgccagcacccagcccatatccctccaaaaccttccttttTCATAAAttcgtccaaatgccttttaaatgtttcatttgTATGAGCCTCCACTTCCTCAACTGTCCACTCCCCATATTGAGGGGAATACCAGTCTTGGTGGAGAAGAGTATATTTGATCTTGACATAATCAGTTTTTCTCTTTGCCTTCCAgctgtgtgacttcctggagaggcactacttggatgagcaagtgaagatgatcaagaagctgggagatcacatcaccaacctgaagagactgggagcccctgagaatggcctgggagagtacctgtttgacaggctcaccCTGGGGGAGAGTGACTGAACTGACTGCAGGGAGCAAGTCTTCACTTTTATTCTCTGAATGAGATCTATAGAATCTGAAGCTTGCAGAAGTAGCTCACTGTCCTGGGCTTGATCATGGAATGTGCCAACTGTAAATAAACTGCTTATTGTTGGATTGGTTTGTGCTGATTACTGGGTCAAACTGTGTATACAGGTCTGTGCTGGGACTTGCTGTCAGATGATCTCTTGATCCAGATCACTAGTTAATCCCTGTCccaatttaaattccacccccATCCCAACAGCAAATATTGTGGTGTGGGTATGAGACCAAGTACAGAGCTGGGTTTATGGAGTAAATGTTTCTCCCAGTTCAGTGGGAGGTGGGAACTCCTACCAGATTCTGATCTTCAAGAGGAGTTCTCCAAACTTCTTCCTGAGCAGCTCCGTGCAAGGGCCAGTGCCACTGGTAATAACTTTCCTAAAACTGTCCAACCATCACTGGTAAGATCAAAACCTCAGCTGTTGTGGTTTTTAAATCCAAAACCAACTTTTCCACTCCTTTCATTACTAAATTAGAGCAAATTTCAGAGTAAGGGTTTTTCTGTTACACCTGTATTAAACTTGCTGATTTTCTTTAAGCCTCTAGCCTTTGCTTATCTATGTTGCTCATTAAGCTGTGAGAAGTGTTGAGGATACTGTCCTGCCAATATTATGGTCTAATCTGTAAGGTTGGAATTTGTTTTGTCCACTTTAGAGCCTTCCGAGGCTTATCTCTATAGCTCATAAAGCTGTGCTTGAAGTGTTGACGATACTGTCCTGTCAATATTAGTGTCCAATCTGCAAGGTTGGAATTTTTTGTCTACACTAAAGCTTTCCCGGTTTCGGTAATTTGAAAgcttggtgaatttgtggaatgtcacaGTAATATTAACATGTGACAGACCTAGGCCCTCTCTCCAATCTGCAATTACTACATTAAACACACGGGGGAAGTTTAACCCTACAAAGTGAGAACCTGCAAGAGTGGCTGCTTGGACAATGCTGAATACAGCCATAATGTTCACTATTTGAAATAAACTCCTCTTTTTAAGCCTCTCTATAACCTAGACAGGTAATCCTCAACATCAGCCAGGTTAAGATATTGGCAGGAGTGGAGTCTGTGGAACTGTGCTCCATTAACCAATTTAGACGGGGCATTGTGAATTCAACGTGGACTGAAGTAAATGCTTCACCTTCACCCTCCTccaca
It encodes the following:
- the LOC122545792 gene encoding ferritin heavy chain, oocyte isoform-like, with the translated sequence LLQSSYFDRDDVALRHFAEFFKEQSHEEREHAEKLMAFQNKRGGRVLLQDVKKPEQDEWGNGLEAMQRALQMEKDVNQSLLDLHKLSSGHTDPHLCDFLERHYLDEQVKMIKKLGDHITNLKRLGAPENGLGEYLFDRLTLGESD